From the genome of Verrucomicrobiota bacterium:
CGAAATCAAGGAACGGGCCGGCTGCCACATCGTGCTGGCCCTGAAAAGCTTTGCCATGTGGAGCCTCTTCCCACTGCTGAGGAAAAGCCTCGATGGAGTCTGTGCGAGCGGCCCTTGGGAAGCCCGCTTGGGCCACGAGCACTTTGGAGGTGGCCACCTTCTGACCTACTCTCCGGCTTACAGCGAGCAGGACGTGGACGAACTCCTTCCCCTCACCACTCATCTCGACTTCAATTCCCTCTCGCAGTGGGCGCGCTTTCGCGAACGGGTGGCCGCCGCCCCTCGATCCATCCAAGTCGGCCTCCGCATCAACCCCGAACACTCCACCCAGGACCGCGCCCTCTACGACCCCTGCCTGCCCGGATCTCGCCTCGGCGTTCTCGCAGCTCAGCTGGAGGGCCAGGATCTGGCAGGCATCACAGGCTTTCACTTCCACACCCTCTGCCAGCAAAATGCCGACGCCCTCGAAAGCACCTTGGCCGCCGTGGAAGAACGCTTCGGCCGGTGGCTCCCCCAGCTCGAATGGGTCAACTTCGGCGGCGGGCATCACCTGACCCGATCGGACTACGACGTCGAGCGACTCGTCCGGCTCATTGGCCGCTTTCGGGAACGCTACCGAGTCGAGGTCTTTCTCGAGCCCGGGGAAGCGGTCGTGCTCGATGCCGGGGTGCTGGTGAGC
Proteins encoded in this window:
- the nspC gene encoding carboxynorspermidine decarboxylase encodes the protein MDLSQIPSPSYVIDLGKLRENLSRLSEIKERAGCHIVLALKSFAMWSLFPLLRKSLDGVCASGPWEARLGHEHFGGGHLLTYSPAYSEQDVDELLPLTTHLDFNSLSQWARFRERVAAAPRSIQVGLRINPEHSTQDRALYDPCLPGSRLGVLAAQLEGQDLAGITGFHFHTLCQQNADALESTLAAVEERFGRWLPQLEWVNFGGGHHLTRSDYDVERLVRLIGRFRERYRVEVFLEPGEAVVLDAGVLVSEVLDLTENAGAIALLNVSATAHMPDVLEMPYRPTIQGAGEPEQFAYRYQLASPTCLAGDVIGTYSFPQPLSVGDRIVFQDMAHYTMVKTTTFNGVKHPSLGTWEPENQQFRLVKEFRYQDFRDRLS